CCTTTAAAAGAAGAAACCAACCATTCAAAACCCAATCATTCTAAAACAGAACCCAAGACAACGATTTATGAACGCCACATCAGGAGTGGGGAAGAGATTTATAGCGCTAATCATCTTATTTTTTTGGGGAATATCCACAATGGAGCGAAGATTATTTCAGAAGGCTGTGTGTCGGTTTATGGGGTTTGCGAAGGGGCGATTGTGTGCTTTGGAGAGTGTTTGATTTTAAAAGAAGTCAAGAGCGCTCAAATCGTTTTTCAAAATAAAATTTTATCTTTAAAAGAGGTTGAACGGCTTTTGGTAAATAAAAATATTAAAATAATCACTAAAAATGACGATATACTAGACATAAAGGAAGTATTATGAAACAAACAACCATTAACCACTCTGTGGAATTAGTAGGGATAGGCTTGCATAAGGGCGTTCCTGTGAAGCTTGTTTTAGAACCCTTAGAAGAAAATCAAGGCATCGTTTTTTACCGCTCTGATTTAGGCGTGAAGCTCCCCTTAAAACCTGAAAACATCGTGGATACCAAAATGGCAACCGTGTTGGGTAAAGATAACGCTAGAATTTCTACGATTGAGCATTTGCTTTCAGCTATCCATGCGTATGGTATTGACAATCTTAAGATCTCTGTGGATAACGAAGAAATCCCTATCATGGATGGGAGTGCTTTGACTTATTGCATGCTTTTAGATGAAGCAGGGATTAAAGAATTAGACGCTCCTAAAAAAGTGATGGAAATCAAGCAGGCCGTTGAGATTAGAGAGGGCGATAAATTTGTTAAAATTGAGCCAGACAGCCAACTTTCTTTGAATTTCACGATTGATTTTAACCATCCGGTTATCGCTAAGCAAGCCCACCATTTTGTCTTTAGTAAAACCGCTTATAAAGAGCAAGTCGCTAAAGCCCGCACCTTTGGGTTTTTGCAAGAAGTGAATTACTTGCGCTCCATTGGTTTGGCGAAAGGGGGGAGTTTGAATAATTGCATCGTGCTGGATGAAAACAGCATTTTGAATAAAGAGGGTTTGAGGTGCGAAAAGGAGTTTGTGTGCCACAAGATTTTAGACGCTATGGGGGATCTGATGGTTTTAGGCATGCCTGTGATGGGCAAATACACTTCTTTTTCAGGCAGCCACAAGCTCAATTCCATGCTGGTTAAAGCCATTTTAGCAGACGCTAAAAATTATGAAGTTTTGATCGCTATAGATCCGGCTAAAGAATTTGCGTTGCAAAAGGCTTTCGCTTAATCCTGAATTAGGGTTTATTTTTTGGAATTGGATTTAGTGCTTATCTCTTTAGGCGATGGGGTTTTGCTTGGGGCGTATCAAAACAATTTTTTATGTGCTTCTTACACTTCCAAATCAAAAACAAGTGAAGCTTTAGTGGAAGTTTTTTCACAATTATTCAAGGATTTTAAAAACCCTACTTTACCGGCGATTAAAGGGGTTTATTACGCTAAAGGGCCAGGGAGTTTCACTAGCCTAAAGCTCACGCATGTTTTCTTACACACTTTGGCTTTAATCCATAACTTTGAACTCTATTCAACTACAGGCTTTGATTTTAACGACAACACGCCCATTTTGGCGTATGCCAATAAATACTTTGTTTCAAAAGAAAGGGAAAGCTTGACCGATTTTAAAGATTTGAAAATTGCGCCAAAAGATTTCAAGTTGCCCTCTTTTTTAGAGAAAGACAAATTCACCCAATTGAACACGCCGTTTTACATTTTGCCTCCTATTTAGTGTATAATGCTAGTTTTAAAAATGAAAGGGTATCAAAAATAGGGGTTTAAAATTTGGTAGTGAGTGTTCCTGCAACGAGTGCGAATTTAGGCCCCGGTTTTGATTGCTTGGGTTTGAGCTTGAATTTACGCAATCGTTTTTTTATTGAGCCTAGCAGTTTTCATGCGGTGAAATTGGTTGGGGAGGGTGAGGGGATTCCTAAGTTTTTAACCAACAATATTTTCACTAAAGTGTTTTATGAGATTTTAAAAAAGCATGGGAATGACGGATCGTTTAAATTTTTATTGCATAATAAAGTCCCTATTACAAGGGGTATGGGGTCTAGCTCGGCGATGATTGTGGGTGCGGTCGCTTCAGCGTTTGCGTTTTTAGGGTTTGATTTTGATAGAGAAAACATTCTTAATACCGCTCTAATTTATGAAAACCACCCGGATAATATCACCCCAGCGGTCTTTGGGGGGTATAATGCAGCGTTTGTGGAAAAAAAGAAAGTGATAAGTTTAAAAACCAAAATCCCTTCTTTTTTAA
This DNA window, taken from Helicobacter pylori, encodes the following:
- the lpxC gene encoding UDP-3-O-acyl-N-acetylglucosamine deacetylase, translating into MKQTTINHSVELVGIGLHKGVPVKLVLEPLEENQGIVFYRSDLGVKLPLKPENIVDTKMATVLGKDNARISTIEHLLSAIHAYGIDNLKISVDNEEIPIMDGSALTYCMLLDEAGIKELDAPKKVMEIKQAVEIREGDKFVKIEPDSQLSLNFTIDFNHPVIAKQAHHFVFSKTAYKEQVAKARTFGFLQEVNYLRSIGLAKGGSLNNCIVLDENSILNKEGLRCEKEFVCHKILDAMGDLMVLGMPVMGKYTSFSGSHKLNSMLVKAILADAKNYEVLIAIDPAKEFALQKAFA
- the thrB gene encoding homoserine kinase, which encodes MVVSVPATSANLGPGFDCLGLSLNLRNRFFIEPSSFHAVKLVGEGEGIPKFLTNNIFTKVFYEILKKHGNDGSFKFLLHNKVPITRGMGSSSAMIVGAVASAFAFLGFDFDRENILNTALIYENHPDNITPAVFGGYNAAFVEKKKVISLKTKIPSFLKAVMVIPNRAISTKQSRHLLPKRYSVQESVFNLSHASLMTMAIVQGKWDLLRCCSKDRMHQYKRMQTYPVLFAIQKLALENNALMSTLSGSGSSFFNMCYEEDAPKLKQVLSKKFPKFRVAVLDFDNDGVLIEKD
- the minC gene encoding septum site-determining protein MinC, with the translated sequence MLKTNQKNVHAFEIEKQEPKAVMEFLEKNHALLQYFLIIFKYDIEPEVKVILRKHQILFLETNRALNGRHIKTMPLKEETNHSKPNHSKTEPKTTIYERHIRSGEEIYSANHLIFLGNIHNGAKIISEGCVSVYGVCEGAIVCFGECLILKEVKSAQIVFQNKILSLKEVERLLVNKNIKIITKNDDILDIKEVL
- a CDS encoding tRNA threonylcarbamoyladenosine biosynthesis protein TsaB; translation: MELDLVLISLGDGVLLGAYQNNFLCASYTSKSKTSEALVEVFSQLFKDFKNPTLPAIKGVYYAKGPGSFTSLKLTHVFLHTLALIHNFELYSTTGFDFNDNTPILAYANKYFVSKERESLTDFKDLKIAPKDFKLPSFLEKDKFTQLNTPFYILPPI